From a single Granulicella aggregans genomic region:
- a CDS encoding flotillin family protein: MTTVIVVGLVVALLALLIALARMFRKAGPNQAIIVYGFRAPRVIKSGGAVIFPVVETYKELTLELMSFDVAPQQDLYTKQGVAVTVEAVAQIKVRSDNESILTAAEQFLSKSPDQREGLIRLVMEGHLRGIIGQLTVEQIVKEPEMVAERMRATCMDDMSKMGLEVVSFTIREVRDKNEYITNMGRPDVARIKRDAEIAAAEAERDTAIRRANALREAAIAKAASDQDRVIAETASLGKQAEAQRDLAIQKAQYTEQSRRQEANADKAYELQTNVMQQQVVAEQVKILQIEKEQQIKVQDAEILRHEKELISTVLKGSEIESRRIQNIAAAEKARLTIEAEGRAAAAKVQGETQAALTRLQGSAEADIIFSKGEAEAKAMNVKAEAYQEWSQAAVVDKIISNMAEVVRAMAEPLKNVDKITIVSTGGDGGGTGMDKVTGDMTKIAAQVPALFEALSGMKMSELMKNVKPMKEREEK; this comes from the coding sequence ATGACAACGGTGATTGTGGTTGGGTTGGTGGTTGCGCTTTTGGCTTTGTTGATTGCGCTGGCGCGAATGTTTCGTAAGGCGGGGCCGAATCAGGCCATTATCGTTTACGGATTTCGTGCGCCTCGGGTGATCAAGTCGGGCGGTGCAGTGATCTTTCCAGTGGTCGAGACCTATAAGGAGTTGACGCTGGAGCTGATGAGCTTCGACGTGGCTCCGCAGCAGGACCTCTATACGAAGCAGGGTGTGGCGGTCACGGTTGAGGCCGTTGCGCAGATCAAGGTGCGGAGCGATAACGAATCGATTCTTACGGCGGCAGAGCAGTTTCTTTCGAAGTCGCCGGACCAGCGGGAGGGTTTGATTCGGCTGGTGATGGAAGGGCATCTGCGCGGGATCATCGGGCAACTCACGGTCGAGCAGATTGTGAAGGAGCCGGAGATGGTCGCAGAGAGGATGCGGGCGACCTGCATGGATGACATGTCGAAGATGGGGCTTGAGGTGGTGAGCTTCACGATTCGCGAGGTGCGCGACAAGAACGAGTACATCACCAACATGGGACGGCCGGACGTGGCGCGGATCAAGCGTGACGCGGAGATTGCGGCGGCTGAGGCGGAGCGCGATACGGCGATTCGTCGCGCGAATGCTCTGCGCGAGGCGGCGATTGCGAAGGCGGCTTCGGACCAGGATCGCGTGATTGCGGAGACGGCTTCGCTGGGTAAGCAGGCGGAGGCGCAGAGGGACCTTGCGATCCAGAAGGCGCAGTACACCGAGCAGTCGCGGCGGCAGGAGGCGAATGCGGACAAGGCTTATGAGCTGCAGACGAATGTGATGCAGCAGCAGGTTGTGGCCGAGCAGGTGAAGATCCTGCAGATCGAGAAGGAGCAGCAGATCAAGGTGCAGGACGCTGAGATTCTGCGGCACGAGAAGGAGCTGATCTCGACGGTATTGAAGGGGTCGGAGATTGAGTCGCGGCGGATCCAGAATATCGCTGCCGCGGAGAAGGCTCGGTTGACGATTGAGGCGGAGGGACGCGCGGCGGCTGCGAAGGTGCAGGGCGAGACGCAGGCTGCGTTGACCAGGCTGCAGGGCTCGGCAGAGGCGGACATCATCTTCAGCAAGGGCGAGGCCGAGGCCAAGGCGATGAATGTGAAGGCCGAGGCTTACCAGGAGTGGTCGCAGGCTGCTGTGGTGGACAAGATCATCTCGAACATGGCGGAAGTTGTGCGCGCGATGGCCGAGCCGCTGAAGAACGTGGACAAGATCACGATCGTGTCTACGGGCGGCGATGGTGGCGGGACCGGCATGGACAAGGTCACGGGCGATATGACGAAGATCGCGGCGCAGGTGCCGGCTTTGTTTGAGGCGCTGAGCGGGATGAAGATGTCGGAGCTGATGAAGAACGTGAAACCGATGAAGGAGCGGGAGGAGAAGTAG
- a CDS encoding ABC transporter permease has translation MSGPGKFVHPTHRRRRNGWGTRSLRVWARRLMGLVASGRRERELRAEIESHLEMHIEDNLRAGMDAREARRQAILKLGGVEMTKQAYREQSTIPFLETLMQDLRLATRQLRKSPGFVATAVLTLAVGIGATTTIFTILDAAMLRSLPVRKPSELVSFGVHSLMPGPPMDGLPMRMADYLHSHARSYADLSGWGGTMVAVRDPEGALRSVFAWMVTGNALPMLGVRPYLGRLIEPADDVPGGPVGGWPVVLNYDYWASNFNGDPNVIGRRIEVSGHAGVVVGVTPREFQGILVGSPNKVFLPAHFASVVADSPQQDPYQHPETAFTMALARLAPGVTLETANAELAANFTSVWREMLPPRTRELPSLKGATLVAHSASRGFSALEMRYRPALLMLQGVVLLVLLLCCVNLGGLQMARVQRHRHEFAIRNALGAGWARILRQCLTESLLLALVGSAIAAAVAWFSVPVLAAFLTPAGSGESSLVRPDMRVFAFTTMMSVVTTILFGLVPAMRASKAAPAEVLKGQGPNRRVGGLRRNAMISGQFALALVLVFGAGLFTRTLVKLRSNHAGFEPSHVLEVCAQFQTMHKTPQEIASIYHLMTEKLRTSPGIEAASFTWVTPLTGFAPKLNVHSLARPQDEYSMAFNEVGDGYFATVGTRLLAGREFNPDDADRSVCVLNQAAGRQLFPGGAALGETVKSEFTRDKWTAVCRVVGIVADARYSSLRDPAPATIYFAAGAPALRDGGFANNFVFFIRAANDANSMSAYRAALNEYAAGTAYMAFLPLKEQVDQSLGSERLISLLSSAFAGVALLLSGIGIFALLALRVQQRRQEIGVRMAIGADRSDVLRMILGEAVGIIGAGTLVGVALAAACGALVRRFLYGVTASDPWVAAGSVGVLLMVGLVAAGLPARRAASVNPVEALRAE, from the coding sequence ATGAGTGGCCCGGGAAAGTTTGTACATCCCACCCATCGCAGAAGGCGCAATGGATGGGGCACCCGGAGTTTGCGGGTGTGGGCGCGAAGGCTCATGGGACTGGTGGCGAGTGGGCGGCGGGAGCGGGAGCTGCGCGCGGAGATAGAGAGCCATCTTGAGATGCACATCGAGGACAACTTGCGGGCGGGGATGGATGCGCGTGAGGCGCGGCGGCAGGCGATCTTGAAGCTCGGAGGAGTTGAGATGACCAAGCAGGCTTATCGCGAACAGAGCACCATTCCGTTCCTTGAGACGCTGATGCAGGACCTGCGGTTGGCGACGCGGCAGTTGCGGAAGAGCCCGGGGTTCGTGGCGACGGCGGTGTTGACGCTGGCGGTTGGGATTGGGGCGACGACGACGATCTTTACCATCCTCGATGCGGCCATGCTGCGGTCGCTGCCGGTGCGCAAGCCCTCGGAGCTGGTGAGCTTCGGGGTGCATAGCCTGATGCCCGGGCCTCCTATGGACGGCCTTCCGATGCGTATGGCGGACTACCTTCACAGCCACGCGCGGAGCTATGCAGATCTCTCCGGCTGGGGCGGCACGATGGTTGCCGTGCGTGACCCCGAAGGCGCGCTGCGATCTGTCTTCGCATGGATGGTGACGGGTAATGCGTTGCCGATGCTGGGAGTGAGGCCCTATCTGGGTCGCCTGATCGAGCCGGCCGACGATGTCCCTGGCGGGCCGGTGGGTGGATGGCCGGTGGTGCTGAACTACGACTACTGGGCTTCGAACTTCAATGGCGATCCGAACGTTATCGGAAGACGGATCGAAGTCTCTGGACATGCGGGCGTGGTCGTTGGCGTCACGCCGCGCGAGTTTCAGGGCATCCTCGTGGGTTCTCCGAACAAGGTCTTTCTGCCGGCGCACTTTGCCAGCGTGGTTGCGGACTCGCCGCAGCAGGACCCTTATCAGCATCCCGAGACTGCCTTCACGATGGCGCTTGCGCGGCTTGCGCCGGGAGTCACGCTGGAGACTGCGAACGCAGAGCTTGCGGCGAACTTTACTTCGGTGTGGCGCGAGATGTTACCTCCGCGCACGAGGGAACTGCCTTCGCTGAAGGGAGCTACGCTGGTGGCGCACTCGGCGAGTCGGGGATTCTCGGCGCTGGAGATGCGCTATCGCCCGGCGCTGTTGATGCTTCAGGGTGTTGTGCTGCTGGTGCTGTTGTTGTGCTGCGTGAACCTTGGCGGACTGCAGATGGCGCGGGTGCAGCGGCATCGGCACGAGTTTGCGATTCGCAATGCGCTGGGTGCGGGATGGGCGAGGATTCTGCGGCAGTGTTTGACGGAGTCGTTGCTGCTGGCGCTGGTGGGGTCGGCGATTGCGGCTGCGGTTGCGTGGTTCAGCGTGCCGGTGCTGGCGGCGTTTCTGACGCCGGCGGGCTCGGGTGAGAGCAGCCTGGTGCGGCCGGACATGCGGGTGTTTGCGTTCACGACGATGATGTCGGTGGTGACGACGATTCTGTTTGGGCTGGTGCCGGCGATGCGGGCGAGCAAGGCGGCTCCGGCGGAAGTGTTGAAGGGGCAAGGGCCGAACCGGCGTGTGGGCGGACTTCGAAGGAATGCCATGATCTCTGGTCAGTTCGCGCTGGCGCTGGTGCTGGTGTTCGGTGCGGGGCTGTTCACGCGGACGCTGGTGAAGCTGCGCAGCAACCATGCGGGGTTTGAGCCGTCGCATGTGCTGGAGGTGTGTGCGCAGTTTCAGACGATGCATAAGACGCCACAGGAGATCGCGTCGATCTATCACCTGATGACGGAGAAGCTGCGGACCTCGCCGGGGATCGAAGCGGCATCGTTTACGTGGGTGACGCCGCTGACCGGGTTTGCGCCGAAGCTAAATGTGCATAGCCTGGCGCGACCTCAGGATGAGTATTCGATGGCGTTCAACGAGGTGGGGGATGGATACTTCGCAACGGTAGGGACGCGGCTGCTGGCGGGGCGAGAGTTCAACCCCGACGATGCGGACCGGTCGGTGTGCGTGCTGAACCAGGCGGCCGGCCGGCAGCTCTTTCCGGGCGGGGCGGCGCTTGGCGAGACGGTGAAGAGCGAGTTCACGCGAGACAAATGGACGGCGGTGTGCCGGGTGGTGGGGATCGTGGCGGATGCGCGGTATTCGAGCCTGCGCGATCCTGCTCCGGCGACGATTTATTTTGCGGCGGGAGCTCCGGCGCTGCGAGATGGCGGGTTCGCGAACAACTTCGTGTTCTTCATTCGGGCGGCGAACGATGCAAATTCGATGAGCGCGTATCGCGCGGCGTTGAACGAGTATGCGGCGGGGACGGCGTATATGGCGTTTCTTCCGTTGAAGGAGCAGGTGGACCAGTCGCTAGGAAGCGAGCGGTTGATCTCGCTGCTGAGTTCGGCGTTTGCGGGCGTGGCGCTGCTGCTCAGCGGGATTGGGATCTTTGCGCTACTTGCGCTGCGGGTGCAGCAACGGAGGCAGGAGATTGGGGTGCGGATGGCGATTGGAGCCGACCGGAGCGATGTGCTGCGGATGATTCTGGGCGAGGCGGTGGGGATCATCGGCGCGGGGACGCTGGTGGGCGTGGCGCTAGCGGCCGCGTGCGGGGCGCTGGTGCGACGGTTTCTGTATGGGGTGACGGCGAGCGATCCGTGGGTCGCGGCGGGATCGGTTGGAGTGCTGCTGATGGTGGGGTTGGTGGCGGCGGGGTTGCCGGCGAGAAGGGCGGCTTCGGTGAATCCGGTGGAGGCTTTGCGGGCGGAGTGA
- a CDS encoding DUF4292 domain-containing protein, with amino-acid sequence MSLSISGCYKTTRIVEKNVAPSVVKDATVGDLVKQLNGNYDAIKSFSASVTIAASTGGGRTGKVTDYTSFKGYILMRKPRDLYVVLQIPVFGSVAMEMVSDGTNFKLLIPSQNKARVGTDEVKTPSKNSLENLRPGIFFDSILLRSVGADEFVTVTESERTLPADPKTHTVVVEPDYDLVILGRPKDAAADKQTMTTRRVIHYSRETLLPYKQDIYDEAGRVVTTVNYSKYQKYGEIEFPGEIDITRPFDEYALKIAIVKLTPNQPLDDEQFKLEIPAGMTVQRMD; translated from the coding sequence ATGTCTCTAAGCATCTCGGGTTGTTACAAGACGACCCGTATTGTCGAGAAGAATGTCGCTCCTTCGGTGGTGAAGGATGCGACGGTCGGCGATCTTGTAAAGCAGTTGAACGGCAACTACGACGCGATCAAGAGCTTCAGCGCGTCGGTGACGATTGCGGCGAGCACGGGTGGCGGACGCACGGGCAAGGTGACGGATTACACCTCGTTCAAGGGCTACATCCTGATGCGCAAGCCGCGCGATCTGTATGTGGTACTGCAGATCCCGGTGTTTGGCTCGGTGGCGATGGAGATGGTCTCTGACGGGACTAACTTCAAGCTGTTGATTCCATCACAGAACAAGGCGCGAGTGGGGACGGATGAGGTGAAGACGCCGTCGAAGAACTCGCTGGAGAACTTGAGGCCGGGGATCTTTTTTGATTCGATCCTGCTGCGGAGCGTGGGCGCGGACGAGTTTGTGACGGTGACGGAGAGCGAACGGACACTGCCGGCGGATCCGAAGACGCACACGGTCGTGGTGGAACCGGACTACGACCTGGTGATCCTGGGGCGGCCGAAGGATGCGGCGGCGGACAAGCAGACGATGACGACGCGGAGGGTGATTCACTATAGCCGCGAGACGCTGCTGCCGTACAAGCAGGACATCTACGACGAGGCCGGGCGGGTGGTGACGACGGTGAACTACAGCAAGTATCAGAAGTATGGGGAGATCGAGTTTCCGGGGGAGATCGATATAACGCGGCCGTTCGACGAGTATGCGTTGAAGATCGCGATTGTGAAGCTGACGCCGAATCAGCCGCTGGATGATGAGCAGTTCAAGCTGGAGATTCCGGCGGGGATGACCGTTCAGCGGATGGATTGA
- a CDS encoding PspA/IM30 family protein — translation MRGSLHSAVRSSRTASVEMTILLIGKAGGVEMALLERVSTLIRANLNDLLSKAEDPAKLGKQLVLDMENQLMQVKTQVAIAIADQHLLKKKRAEQEELEATWSRKAEAAVAKGQDEMARGALERAISHRKMAAGFGQQYDDQAAEAETLRAAYGRLERKLVETRGRVELLVAQHRRNVAAKRAGVALTSGAGTAVRMGRISAAVGDARVDAGVARAMVEVDSLDDRFEALERNDEVEALLLELKERQLRLG, via the coding sequence ATGCGGGGGTCTCTCCACTCCGCCGTGCGATCGAGCCGCACGGCTTCGGTCGAGATGACGATTCTTCTGATTGGCAAGGCTGGAGGTGTTGAGATGGCGCTATTGGAACGGGTTTCGACTTTGATACGGGCAAATCTGAATGATCTGCTGAGTAAGGCGGAGGATCCGGCGAAGCTGGGAAAGCAGTTGGTGCTGGATATGGAGAACCAGTTGATGCAGGTGAAGACGCAGGTGGCGATTGCGATTGCCGATCAGCATCTGCTGAAGAAGAAGCGGGCGGAGCAGGAGGAGCTTGAGGCGACGTGGTCGCGGAAGGCGGAGGCCGCGGTCGCGAAGGGGCAGGATGAGATGGCTCGGGGGGCGCTGGAAAGGGCGATCTCGCACCGGAAGATGGCGGCTGGGTTTGGGCAGCAGTATGACGACCAGGCGGCGGAGGCGGAGACCTTACGGGCGGCTTATGGAAGGCTGGAACGGAAGCTGGTGGAGACTCGGGGACGGGTGGAGCTGCTGGTGGCTCAGCACCGGAGGAATGTGGCGGCGAAGCGGGCTGGGGTGGCGTTGACCAGCGGGGCCGGGACGGCGGTGCGGATGGGGAGGATCTCGGCGGCTGTGGGTGATGCGAGGGTGGACGCCGGGGTGGCTCGAGCGATGGTGGAGGTGGACTCGCTGGACGACCGGTTCGAGGCTTTGGAGAGGAATGATGAGGTGGAGGCGCTGTTGCTGGAGTTGAAGGAGAGGCAGTTGAGGTTGGGGTAG
- a CDS encoding two-component system sensor histidine kinase NtrB, with protein sequence MASSTTVQAELLPNEEDLPKMEAADQPVAVGILIHDPMNWRLIETATTQLELRAVKLHADELDYAELAAFEMIIAEEPYARQIQGMLGERERQVEGINPAIIAVYLGERPIGPAGYQVDGVLTLPVEPAPLVAQLSLMLYAHRAFARKYHSALEELHLNRRIFRSVTSGISVANASEPDLPLVYVNPAFEVMTGYHLEEVLGKNCRFLQRQDTAQPGLDVIREAIRDGREAVVVLKNYRKDGTFFWNELSLSPIRNRHGVVTHLVGIQTDVTARMEFEAALRESEKLAAVGRLASSIAHEINNPLESVMNLLYLAQQTDDPVEVRRYLQAADGELKRVSLITAQSLRFYKQSTRPMAIYPAELMDSVSSMYAGLMENSHVSLQRRYRGERMIVCLESEIRQVLNNLVRNAIDAMRMRGGTLVLRSREAMDWRSGARGVAIMVADTGSGMSAETIKSIYTAFFTTKGIGGTGLGLWISSEIVARHKGRLLVRSSQREGKRGTVFLLWLPFESGVVRGGHG encoded by the coding sequence ATGGCAAGTTCAACGACAGTTCAGGCCGAGCTATTGCCGAACGAGGAAGACCTTCCCAAGATGGAGGCGGCAGACCAGCCGGTGGCCGTCGGGATTTTGATTCATGATCCGATGAACTGGCGTCTGATCGAGACGGCGACGACGCAGCTGGAGCTTCGCGCGGTCAAACTGCACGCCGACGAGCTGGACTACGCCGAGTTGGCGGCCTTCGAGATGATCATCGCGGAGGAGCCCTATGCGCGGCAGATCCAGGGGATGCTGGGGGAGCGAGAGCGCCAGGTTGAGGGGATCAACCCGGCGATTATTGCGGTCTACCTTGGCGAGCGGCCGATAGGGCCGGCGGGGTATCAGGTAGACGGCGTGCTGACGCTGCCGGTGGAGCCGGCGCCGCTGGTGGCGCAGTTGAGCCTGATGCTCTACGCGCATCGGGCGTTTGCGCGGAAGTATCACTCGGCGCTGGAGGAGTTGCACCTGAACCGAAGGATCTTCCGGTCGGTGACGAGCGGAATCTCTGTGGCCAACGCCTCTGAGCCTGATCTTCCTCTGGTGTATGTGAATCCGGCGTTTGAGGTGATGACGGGATACCACCTTGAAGAGGTGCTGGGGAAGAACTGCCGTTTTCTGCAACGGCAAGACACGGCCCAGCCGGGGCTGGATGTGATCCGCGAGGCGATTCGCGACGGGCGCGAGGCGGTGGTCGTACTGAAGAACTATCGCAAAGACGGGACGTTCTTCTGGAACGAGCTGTCGCTGTCGCCGATCAGGAACCGGCATGGCGTGGTGACGCATCTCGTGGGTATCCAGACGGACGTGACGGCGCGGATGGAGTTTGAGGCGGCGCTGCGGGAGAGCGAGAAGCTGGCCGCGGTGGGAAGGCTGGCGTCGTCGATCGCGCATGAGATCAACAATCCGCTGGAGTCGGTGATGAACCTGCTTTATCTGGCGCAGCAGACGGATGACCCTGTAGAGGTCCGGCGCTATCTGCAGGCTGCGGATGGGGAGTTGAAGCGGGTGTCACTGATTACGGCGCAGTCGCTGCGTTTCTATAAGCAGTCGACGCGGCCGATGGCGATCTATCCGGCGGAGCTTATGGATTCGGTGAGCAGCATGTACGCAGGGTTGATGGAGAACTCGCATGTATCGCTACAGCGGCGCTACCGGGGTGAACGGATGATTGTCTGCCTGGAGAGCGAGATTCGGCAGGTGCTGAACAATCTGGTGCGGAACGCTATTGACGCGATGCGTATGCGGGGAGGGACGCTGGTGCTTCGGAGCCGGGAGGCGATGGATTGGCGGAGTGGCGCGCGGGGAGTTGCCATTATGGTGGCGGACACGGGCAGCGGCATGAGCGCGGAGACGATCAAGAGCATCTACACGGCGTTTTTTACGACGAAGGGGATCGGCGGGACTGGGCTGGGGCTGTGGATCAGCAGCGAGATTGTGGCTCGGCATAAGGGGCGGCTGCTGGTGAGGAGTAGTCAGCGCGAGGGGAAGCGGGGGACGGTGTTCCTGCTTTGGCTGCCTTTTGAGTCGGGGGTGGTGCGGGGTGGGCATGGTTGA
- a CDS encoding Gfo/Idh/MocA family protein encodes MTDETPKSTRPLRVAVAGAGAFGKNHLRVYKELEAAGQIQLTAVIDRDPATLAAAAELYAIPGFATLAEALTANLSLDAASVCVPTIHHAAAAEELMRAGVDVLIEKPIAATEAEANRILSLAATLNRIVQVGHLERFNPAVAAARAHLNRPMFFESHRLSIFTPRSLDVDVVLDLMIHDLDIVLSLVASPVREVRAVGLPVLSQKVDIANVRVEFENGCIANFTASRVSTERVRKLRFFQPRQYLSLDFARQDLLIIDAPDVSALAALDPSQLAALLAAAKSGDHPSPGLGLRNIDVPKGEPLRLEIESFLQAVRNRETPIVSAKDATAALALALEITTAIEAHAKRAGL; translated from the coding sequence TTGACCGATGAGACGCCGAAGAGCACCCGCCCACTCCGTGTCGCGGTAGCCGGGGCAGGAGCCTTCGGCAAGAACCACCTGCGCGTCTACAAGGAACTCGAAGCCGCGGGCCAGATCCAGCTGACCGCCGTCATCGACCGCGACCCCGCCACCCTGGCCGCTGCAGCTGAGCTCTATGCCATCCCCGGCTTCGCCACCCTCGCCGAAGCCCTCACGGCGAACCTCTCGCTCGACGCCGCCAGCGTCTGCGTCCCCACCATCCACCACGCCGCCGCCGCCGAAGAGCTCATGCGGGCGGGCGTCGATGTCCTCATCGAAAAGCCCATCGCCGCCACCGAAGCCGAAGCCAACCGCATCCTCTCGCTAGCCGCGACGCTGAATCGCATCGTCCAGGTCGGCCATCTCGAGCGCTTCAACCCCGCCGTCGCCGCCGCCCGCGCCCACCTCAACCGCCCCATGTTCTTCGAGTCCCACCGGCTCAGCATCTTCACCCCGCGTTCCCTGGACGTAGACGTAGTCCTGGACCTGATGATCCACGACCTGGACATCGTCCTCTCGCTCGTCGCCTCGCCCGTCCGCGAGGTCCGCGCCGTCGGCCTGCCCGTCCTCTCGCAAAAGGTCGACATCGCCAACGTCCGCGTCGAGTTCGAAAACGGCTGCATCGCCAACTTCACCGCCAGCCGCGTCAGCACCGAACGCGTCCGCAAGCTCCGCTTCTTCCAGCCCCGCCAGTACCTCTCGCTCGACTTCGCCCGCCAGGATCTGCTCATCATCGACGCTCCCGACGTCTCCGCCCTGGCCGCCCTCGACCCATCCCAGCTAGCCGCCCTGCTAGCGGCAGCAAAGTCCGGCGATCACCCATCCCCGGGCCTCGGCCTGCGCAACATCGACGTCCCTAAGGGCGAACCTCTCCGCCTGGAGATCGAATCCTTCCTCCAAGCCGTCCGCAACCGCGAGACCCCCATCGTCTCCGCAAAGGACGCCACCGCAGCCCTCGCCCTCGCCCTCGAAATCACCACGGCCATCGAAGCCCACGCAAAACGCGCCGGCCTGTAG
- a CDS encoding helix-turn-helix domain-containing protein, producing the protein MREVEGSLRGLERAMTQQELVKAIAAETKGKGLSQSYLSQLESGARPHLTNTTRLLLAKFFKVHPGYLVEDPEDFQAELRTAEILEDKLDLWLVGGAERFGRRDPELCRALLAVSQHSDSRRCLLLLEAVLKTPALVERLGAALGLEGVAVETADASEKKKGGKKKGLKKHR; encoded by the coding sequence TTGAGAGAAGTTGAGGGGTCGTTGCGCGGGTTGGAGCGGGCGATGACGCAGCAGGAGTTGGTCAAGGCGATTGCGGCGGAGACGAAGGGTAAGGGGTTGTCGCAGTCTTATCTTTCGCAACTGGAGTCGGGGGCGCGGCCGCATTTGACCAATACGACTAGGCTGCTGCTGGCGAAGTTCTTCAAGGTGCATCCGGGATATCTAGTCGAGGACCCGGAGGACTTTCAGGCGGAGCTGCGGACGGCGGAGATTCTTGAGGACAAGCTGGATCTGTGGCTGGTCGGCGGGGCGGAGCGGTTTGGGAGAAGAGACCCGGAGCTTTGCAGGGCTCTGCTGGCGGTGTCCCAGCACTCGGATTCGCGAAGGTGCCTGTTGCTGCTGGAGGCGGTGTTGAAGACTCCGGCGCTGGTGGAGAGGCTGGGGGCTGCTTTGGGGCTTGAGGGGGTTGCGGTTGAGACTGCGGATGCTTCGGAGAAGAAAAAGGGCGGGAAGAAGAAGGGGTTGAAGAAGCATCGTTGA
- a CDS encoding PP2C family protein-serine/threonine phosphatase — protein sequence MESAVLEHASADKITRAIFEHATRIGRETQTDELVRLNADFARDLVGADRCSLWLIDKVAGELWTKLAHGVDEIRIPLGKGVVGACIEEDAPMLVNDTRNEPRLLRRVDESSGYKTESILCVPLRSEGRVIGAFQLLNKPGGFHDGDVGLLGLLAHFAAEAIEGERLRREALGAKLMRHELKLAHDVQDRLLPENPKGIEGLECVGCCRPARLIGGDYYDLLPLRQGGFAVTLGDVSGKGIPAAVMMASIQTLLRSLLQRGDDLSTLLSDLNRTLYSCSTAERYSTLFCGVISEDRRSLTYVNAGHVQPLLLHADGELERLPGDGLPIALLPEAVYEQTTVALRPGDLLVVVSDGIVEACNAEGDFWAEEEVERVVLEHVECAVHGVPGALCTAVDEFAGEAEQYDDMTVVAVRVL from the coding sequence ATGGAGAGCGCGGTTCTTGAGCACGCGAGCGCGGACAAGATTACACGGGCGATCTTCGAGCACGCGACGCGGATCGGGCGGGAGACGCAGACCGACGAGCTGGTGCGGCTGAATGCGGACTTTGCGCGGGACCTGGTGGGAGCAGACCGGTGCAGTCTTTGGCTGATCGACAAGGTGGCGGGCGAGCTTTGGACGAAGCTGGCCCATGGGGTTGACGAGATACGGATTCCGCTGGGTAAGGGCGTTGTAGGGGCGTGTATCGAAGAAGACGCGCCGATGCTGGTGAACGATACGCGGAACGAGCCTCGGCTGCTGCGGCGGGTGGATGAGTCGAGCGGATACAAGACGGAGTCGATCTTGTGCGTTCCTCTGCGTTCTGAGGGACGGGTGATTGGGGCCTTCCAATTGCTAAACAAGCCGGGTGGCTTCCATGACGGCGATGTTGGGCTGCTGGGGTTGCTGGCGCACTTTGCGGCGGAGGCGATCGAGGGCGAGCGGCTGCGGCGCGAGGCTCTGGGCGCGAAGCTGATGCGGCATGAGCTGAAGCTGGCGCACGATGTGCAGGACCGGCTGCTGCCGGAGAATCCGAAAGGCATTGAAGGTCTGGAGTGCGTGGGGTGCTGCCGGCCGGCGCGCTTGATTGGCGGGGATTACTACGACCTGCTGCCGCTGCGGCAGGGCGGGTTCGCGGTGACGCTGGGGGATGTCTCGGGCAAGGGGATTCCGGCGGCGGTGATGATGGCGAGCATCCAGACGCTGCTGCGGAGCCTGCTGCAGCGGGGTGACGATCTTTCGACGCTGCTAAGCGATTTGAACCGGACACTGTATAGCTGCTCGACGGCGGAACGGTATTCGACGTTGTTTTGCGGGGTGATCTCGGAGGACCGGAGGTCGCTGACGTATGTGAATGCAGGGCATGTGCAGCCGCTGCTGCTTCATGCGGATGGCGAGCTGGAACGGCTGCCGGGGGATGGGCTGCCGATCGCGCTGTTGCCGGAGGCGGTGTACGAGCAGACGACCGTCGCTCTGCGGCCGGGGGACCTGCTGGTGGTGGTGTCGGACGGGATCGTCGAGGCTTGCAATGCGGAGGGTGACTTCTGGGCTGAGGAAGAGGTCGAGCGGGTGGTGCTGGAGCATGTGGAGTGCGCGGTGCATGGAGTTCCCGGGGCGTTGTGTACGGCGGTGGATGAATTCGCGGGTGAGGCGGAGCAGTACGACGATATGACGGTGGTGGCGGTACGAGTTTTGTAG